From one Sorangium aterium genomic stretch:
- a CDS encoding serine/threonine-protein kinase, producing the protein MAKHPSQLADLEIQRRLGAGGMAEVFLAKKRGAEGTYKLLVVKRILPAHGASRRFRAMFVEEAHLATRLNHPNIVQVYEFSDHGEDGLLLSMEYVEGFDLGKLMRAAQQKESRIPPLVSAFIVSEAAKGLHYAHERKDEGGMPLAIVHRDVSPQNILLSLEGVVKIADFGIASANLFREETGVLKGKFGYMSPEQARGERVDRRSDIYALGVVLYEMLAMRSPYGKLDDEALLQAVKEGRFDPPSAHARDIPAELEAIVMRAMEREPEARFQTARDLAGAVARALLARQELVDNASVEQTVAHLLGRDRVEEAREGAARRAEGAEEQPADDGSVAQPQTLAAVPAARTGGDAEGTGAPRAVREVRHVAVVTLRIEGVDALLGAQGRLAGKRSGRSIRTTLDAIAFKHGAIWSWESHASARAVVGLLANPSRAAADAASLAVDVHEALAGASEDLPVELRAAIGIVRGIAYGERDEQGHLINHALKEPANFLAERIGIRTPFGKTWVAGGVYRLVRRDFRWGDAPSLDLDDARGYPVPHQMRLYALQRPLTREERMAEIALSPNDLVGRDAERADLHAAYHRAISPPVKGNVEPPARFGESEPPGSRQSKPPSRPSRPSSPPAGALRGQSVARVIVGEMGIGKSALISTFLSELPGDARVLHVECSPVKSELPLATVCDVLRDVTGMGLDHAIDDASHVIRALLGPIARSPLGARIVTRLAELVTGKQLEHPEEDAAAYGRDVVVRGVKYLLGSLARHQPLVVVIDGLQWADRPSLELLSELLKQRAERLPVLVLLLTRPEERVTPFIEGLVRIELRGLSAEEQMRLVEARLGVRDGVATVCGELVPRVAGNPFFLLEMIDALLERGTLEIVEHPGGRHELVRHDRTGDRGEPLPSTLEQLIGDRLRELPPAEHDVVNWLAVAGGPLLKDDILNLTRLADDEAVTRLCARGLCDRRAGAVDFRHPLVRDVAYLALDGASRVRMHRRLGEHLSTTPLAQGLSAAIVAQHLARGEAPVQAAELYLDAARAARAGHQAQLSRRYYERALSLLPAGDARVMIAHEALEAIFRHLGRRRDRRRHLAALRQLAKESGQARWAALALVRTARFDLDDGYLARGLPVAQRAAEIARIARRPALEVEALTILSEVLRELGDIQGAINAADRALRVTQAGGLTPRARAEVLRTKGVLLRRVGRVQEAVEAYAEAIAVFRAVGARRSEARAKNSLAVAMFVLERFEDAIAVGLSSISIDLAIGGRFQIAKTLSNIGHAYAKLGDVPRSLAYMKRAREAHERYDDQDARADTLLCSAGILLEAGDVDAAHTLCADAGALIAVTGSVYDMIHERNVRGLLARARGDIQGAIANASEARQLAESQGLMSYHAHATAIEAASRVDAGEVHSGVLLARTALGAVEAGSSEYGIEVRDLCCEALQKGAPASSTDAYCRAAAHVRRVAGYIRDARLRALFLERTVVRRVLAAEADGPAAGHDPLRRGEMA; encoded by the coding sequence ATGGCCAAGCACCCGTCCCAGCTCGCCGACCTAGAGATCCAGCGCCGCCTGGGCGCTGGCGGCATGGCGGAGGTCTTCCTCGCCAAGAAGCGGGGCGCCGAGGGGACGTACAAGCTCCTCGTCGTCAAGCGCATCCTCCCCGCGCACGGGGCCTCGCGGCGCTTCCGCGCGATGTTCGTGGAGGAGGCCCACCTCGCCACGCGCCTGAACCACCCGAACATCGTCCAGGTCTACGAGTTCTCCGACCACGGCGAGGACGGGCTGCTCCTCTCGATGGAGTACGTCGAGGGCTTCGACCTCGGCAAGCTGATGCGGGCCGCCCAGCAGAAGGAGTCGCGGATCCCGCCGCTCGTGTCGGCGTTCATCGTCTCCGAGGCGGCGAAGGGGCTGCACTACGCCCACGAGCGCAAGGACGAGGGCGGCATGCCGCTCGCCATCGTCCACCGCGACGTCTCGCCGCAGAACATCCTGCTCTCGCTCGAGGGCGTCGTGAAGATCGCCGACTTCGGCATCGCCAGCGCCAACCTCTTCCGCGAGGAGACCGGCGTGCTGAAGGGCAAGTTCGGGTACATGTCGCCCGAGCAGGCGCGCGGCGAGCGCGTCGACCGGCGCAGCGACATCTACGCCCTCGGCGTCGTGCTCTACGAGATGCTCGCCATGCGCTCGCCGTACGGCAAGCTCGACGACGAGGCGCTCCTCCAGGCCGTGAAGGAGGGCCGGTTCGACCCCCCTTCGGCGCACGCGCGCGACATCCCCGCGGAGCTCGAGGCGATCGTGATGCGCGCCATGGAGCGCGAGCCCGAGGCCCGCTTCCAGACCGCGCGCGACCTGGCCGGGGCGGTCGCGCGCGCGCTGCTCGCGAGGCAGGAGCTCGTCGACAACGCCTCGGTCGAGCAGACCGTGGCCCACCTGCTCGGCCGCGACCGCGTGGAGGAGGCGCGCGAGGGCGCCGCGCGCCGCGCGGAGGGCGCGGAGGAGCAGCCCGCGGACGACGGCTCCGTGGCGCAGCCGCAGACGCTCGCGGCGGTGCCGGCCGCGCGCACGGGCGGCGACGCCGAGGGCACCGGCGCGCCGCGCGCCGTGCGCGAGGTGCGCCACGTCGCCGTGGTCACGCTGCGCATCGAGGGCGTCGACGCGCTGCTCGGGGCGCAGGGCCGGCTCGCCGGCAAGCGCAGCGGGCGCTCGATCCGGACGACCCTCGACGCGATCGCCTTCAAGCACGGGGCGATCTGGTCGTGGGAGTCGCACGCGAGCGCGCGCGCGGTGGTCGGGCTGCTCGCGAACCCCTCGCGCGCCGCGGCCGACGCCGCCTCGCTCGCGGTCGACGTGCACGAGGCGCTCGCGGGCGCGTCGGAGGACCTGCCCGTCGAGCTCCGCGCCGCGATCGGCATCGTCCGCGGCATCGCGTACGGCGAGCGCGACGAGCAGGGGCACCTCATCAACCACGCGCTCAAGGAGCCCGCGAACTTCCTCGCCGAGCGCATCGGCATCCGCACCCCGTTCGGCAAGACGTGGGTCGCGGGCGGCGTCTACCGCCTCGTCCGCCGCGACTTCCGCTGGGGCGACGCGCCCTCGCTCGACCTCGACGACGCCCGCGGCTACCCGGTCCCGCACCAGATGCGGCTCTACGCGCTGCAGCGCCCGCTCACCCGCGAGGAGCGGATGGCGGAGATCGCGCTCTCGCCGAACGACCTCGTGGGGCGCGACGCGGAGCGGGCCGATCTGCACGCGGCCTACCACCGGGCGATCTCGCCGCCCGTGAAGGGCAACGTCGAGCCGCCCGCGCGCTTCGGCGAGAGCGAGCCGCCGGGGAGCCGGCAGAGCAAGCCCCCGAGCCGGCCGAGCAGGCCCTCGAGCCCGCCGGCCGGCGCGCTCCGCGGCCAGTCCGTGGCGCGCGTCATCGTCGGCGAGATGGGCATCGGCAAGAGCGCGCTCATCTCCACGTTCCTCTCGGAGCTCCCGGGCGACGCGCGCGTGCTCCACGTCGAGTGCTCGCCCGTGAAGAGCGAGCTGCCCCTCGCCACGGTCTGCGACGTGCTCCGCGACGTCACCGGGATGGGGCTCGACCACGCGATCGACGACGCGTCCCACGTGATCCGGGCCCTGCTCGGGCCCATCGCGCGCTCGCCGCTCGGCGCGCGCATCGTCACGCGGCTCGCCGAGCTCGTCACGGGCAAGCAGCTCGAGCACCCCGAGGAGGACGCGGCCGCCTACGGCCGCGACGTGGTGGTGCGGGGCGTGAAGTACCTGCTCGGCTCGCTGGCGCGGCACCAGCCGCTCGTCGTCGTCATCGACGGCCTCCAGTGGGCCGACCGGCCGAGCCTGGAGCTCCTCTCGGAGCTCCTGAAGCAGCGCGCGGAGCGGCTCCCGGTGCTCGTGCTGCTCCTCACGCGCCCTGAGGAGCGCGTGACCCCGTTCATCGAGGGGCTCGTGCGGATCGAGCTCCGCGGCCTCAGCGCCGAGGAGCAGATGCGCCTCGTGGAGGCGCGCCTCGGCGTGCGCGACGGGGTGGCGACCGTCTGCGGCGAGCTCGTGCCGCGCGTCGCCGGCAACCCGTTCTTCCTGCTCGAGATGATCGACGCGCTCCTCGAGCGGGGCACGCTGGAGATCGTCGAGCACCCGGGCGGGCGGCACGAGCTCGTGCGCCACGACCGGACGGGGGATCGCGGCGAGCCGCTGCCCTCGACGCTGGAGCAGCTCATCGGCGACCGCCTGCGCGAGCTGCCGCCGGCGGAGCACGACGTCGTGAACTGGCTGGCGGTCGCGGGGGGGCCGCTGCTCAAGGACGACATCCTGAACCTGACGCGGCTCGCCGACGACGAGGCGGTGACGCGCCTCTGCGCCCGCGGCCTGTGCGATCGCCGCGCCGGGGCGGTCGACTTCCGGCACCCGCTCGTGCGCGACGTGGCCTACCTCGCGCTCGACGGCGCGAGCCGCGTGCGCATGCACCGGCGGCTCGGCGAGCACCTCTCGACGACGCCGCTCGCGCAGGGGCTCTCGGCAGCGATCGTGGCGCAGCACCTCGCGCGGGGCGAGGCGCCCGTGCAGGCGGCGGAGCTCTACCTGGACGCGGCGCGGGCCGCGCGCGCGGGGCACCAGGCGCAGCTGTCGCGGCGGTACTACGAGCGGGCGCTGTCGCTCCTGCCGGCCGGCGACGCCCGCGTGATGATCGCGCACGAGGCGCTGGAGGCGATCTTCCGCCACCTCGGCCGCCGCCGCGATCGGCGGCGGCACCTCGCGGCGCTGCGCCAGCTCGCGAAGGAGAGCGGCCAGGCGCGCTGGGCGGCGCTCGCGCTCGTGCGCACCGCACGGTTCGACCTCGACGACGGCTACCTCGCCCGCGGCCTGCCGGTCGCGCAGCGCGCGGCCGAGATCGCGCGCATCGCGCGCCGCCCCGCGCTCGAGGTCGAGGCGCTCACGATCCTGTCGGAGGTGCTGCGCGAGCTCGGCGACATCCAGGGCGCGATCAACGCGGCGGATCGCGCGCTCCGGGTGACGCAGGCGGGCGGGCTGACGCCGCGGGCGCGCGCGGAGGTGCTGCGCACGAAGGGGGTGCTCCTGCGCCGGGTCGGCCGCGTGCAGGAGGCGGTGGAGGCCTACGCCGAGGCGATCGCGGTGTTCCGCGCGGTGGGGGCGCGCCGCAGCGAGGCGCGCGCGAAGAACTCGCTCGCGGTGGCGATGTTCGTGCTCGAGCGGTTCGAGGACGCGATCGCGGTCGGGCTCTCGTCGATCTCCATCGATCTCGCGATTGGCGGCCGGTTCCAGATCGCGAAGACGCTGAGCAACATCGGCCACGCGTACGCGAAGCTCGGGGACGTACCGCGGAGCCTGGCGTACATGAAGCGGGCGCGCGAGGCCCACGAGCGCTATGACGATCAGGACGCGCGGGCCGACACGCTCCTCTGCTCGGCGGGGATCCTCCTCGAGGCGGGCGACGTCGACGCCGCGCACACGCTCTGCGCCGATGCGGGCGCGCTCATCGCGGTGACCGGCAGCGTCTACGACATGATCCACGAGCGCAACGTCCGCGGCCTCCTGGCGAGGGCGCGAGGCGACATCCAGGGCGCGATCGCGAACGCCTCCGAGGCGCGGCAGCTCGCCGAGTCGCAGGGGCTGATGAGCTACCACGCCCACGCGACGGCGATCGAGGCGGCGTCTCGGGTGGACGCGGGCGAGGTCCACTCCGGGGTGCTGCTCGCGCGGACGGCGCTCGGCGCGGTCGAGGCGGGCAGCTCGGAGTACGGCATCGAGGTGCGCGACCTCTGCTGCGAGGCGCTGCAGAAGGGCGCGCCGGCGAGCTCGACGGACGCGTACTGCCGCGCGGCGGCGCACGTGCGGAGGGTGGCGGGCTACATCCGCGACGCGCGGCTCAGGGCGCTGTTCCTGGAGCGCACCGTGGTGCGGCGGGTCCTCGCCGCGGAGGCGGACGGTCCGGCGGCGGGGCACGACCCGCTCCGCCGCGGGGAGATGGCATGA
- a CDS encoding glycosyltransferase family 39 protein has protein sequence MRDAAPDATAAPVPLAPSSESARERLAAGPPRVAGARAIRAASLGVIAFLLLQVLTYGYGRDQGIYAMVARAVLDGGMPYRDAFDFKPPGIFLIYALARALFGPAQWGIRVLEVLGLAGMCLAMASLAARLFGDRRIGVVAAALAVLVHAQLDFWHTAQPESFGGMLTIAALLVATPRGRDGASRAAPRGAALVVSGALFGAAGLLKPPLAGGGVVLAVALAAPALAELARRGSERAAVQRRSDAGPTAIQGEPARSATPASGPVRSTAAALLWAALRPALLIALGGVLPVLACAAWFALRGALGDLREVLFVFTPHYTALGWRGASVLGMAWYGVCEWLVHYSGPLAFGLACLVALHPERHERAGVALLAGVIAMHLVGVVMQAKFFPYHYGATWPLTAMLAALGLWKAWQRCTRSGVKVAAAALLAALVATAFARSATKDVADDYIERCAKRLAVLATGARDQARLDRLASVADVNAAANREVAAWLRERVAPGRPVFVWGFEPVIYDLADRPPATRYLYNVPQRAAWARQEARDALMRDLAASPPAAIVVERHDVFPSVTGDAIDSRDTLNGFPELAGLIEERYELAVSIEDFDVHLER, from the coding sequence GTGCGTGACGCCGCGCCGGATGCGACCGCAGCCCCCGTCCCCCTGGCCCCCTCGAGCGAGAGCGCGCGCGAGCGCCTCGCCGCCGGGCCGCCGCGCGTCGCGGGGGCGCGGGCGATCCGGGCGGCGTCGCTCGGCGTCATCGCGTTCCTGCTGCTGCAGGTGCTGACCTACGGCTACGGCCGCGATCAGGGCATCTACGCCATGGTCGCGCGCGCGGTGCTCGACGGCGGCATGCCTTACCGGGACGCGTTCGACTTCAAGCCGCCCGGCATCTTCCTCATCTACGCGCTCGCCCGCGCCCTCTTCGGGCCCGCGCAGTGGGGCATCCGCGTCCTCGAGGTCCTCGGCCTCGCCGGCATGTGCCTCGCGATGGCGTCGCTCGCCGCTCGCCTCTTCGGCGACCGGAGGATCGGGGTCGTCGCCGCCGCGCTCGCCGTGCTGGTGCACGCCCAGCTCGATTTCTGGCACACGGCGCAGCCCGAGTCGTTCGGGGGCATGCTCACCATCGCCGCGCTGCTCGTCGCCACGCCGCGCGGCCGCGACGGCGCGTCACGAGCCGCGCCGCGCGGCGCCGCGCTGGTCGTGTCGGGCGCGCTCTTCGGCGCCGCCGGCCTCCTCAAGCCGCCCCTCGCCGGGGGCGGCGTCGTGCTCGCCGTCGCGCTGGCCGCGCCCGCCCTCGCCGAGCTCGCGCGGCGCGGCTCGGAGCGGGCCGCCGTCCAGCGCCGGAGCGACGCGGGTCCGACCGCGATCCAGGGCGAGCCGGCGCGCTCTGCGACGCCTGCGTCCGGGCCGGTCCGATCGACGGCGGCCGCGCTCCTCTGGGCGGCGCTCCGGCCCGCCTTGCTCATCGCGCTGGGCGGCGTGCTCCCGGTGCTCGCCTGCGCCGCCTGGTTCGCCCTGAGGGGCGCGCTCGGCGATCTGCGGGAGGTCCTCTTCGTCTTCACGCCGCACTACACCGCGCTCGGGTGGCGCGGAGCGAGCGTGCTCGGCATGGCGTGGTACGGCGTCTGCGAGTGGCTCGTCCACTACTCCGGCCCGCTCGCGTTCGGCCTCGCCTGCCTGGTCGCGCTGCACCCCGAACGCCACGAGCGGGCGGGCGTGGCGCTGCTCGCGGGCGTGATCGCCATGCACCTCGTCGGCGTCGTGATGCAGGCGAAGTTCTTCCCCTACCATTACGGCGCGACGTGGCCGCTCACCGCGATGCTCGCCGCGCTCGGCCTCTGGAAGGCGTGGCAGCGGTGCACGCGGTCCGGCGTGAAGGTGGCCGCGGCGGCGCTCCTCGCGGCGCTCGTCGCGACCGCCTTCGCTCGCTCCGCGACCAAGGACGTCGCCGACGACTACATCGAGCGCTGCGCCAAGCGGCTCGCGGTGCTCGCCACGGGCGCGAGGGACCAGGCGCGCCTCGACCGCCTCGCGTCGGTCGCCGACGTCAACGCCGCGGCGAACCGGGAGGTCGCCGCGTGGCTGCGCGAGCGCGTCGCGCCGGGGCGCCCCGTGTTCGTGTGGGGCTTCGAGCCGGTGATCTACGATCTCGCCGATCGCCCGCCGGCGACGCGCTACCTCTACAACGTCCCGCAGCGCGCGGCGTGGGCCCGGCAGGAGGCGCGCGACGCGCTGATGCGCGACCTCGCCGCGAGCCCGCCGGCCGCGATCGTGGTCGAGCGCCACGACGTCTTCCCCTCGGTGACCGGCGACGCGATCGACTCGCGCGACACGCTGAACGGGTTCCCCGAGCTCGCGGGGCTCATCGAGGAGCGCTACGAGCTCGCCGTGAGCATCGAGGATTTCGACGTCCACCTCGAGCGCTGA
- a CDS encoding dihydrolipoamide acetyltransferase family protein yields the protein MVEVRMPQLGESVVEGTVSRWLVREGDFVKREQPLLEVATDKADTEIPAPIAGRVSQIAVAEGTVVAKEGLLCRIDETAQGEAQATAQRASAPPAPAPSEARAAAPAPGSNGHDESARPLTSPSTKKLARESGVDLRDVHGTGDHGRITRDDVMRAAHGASAEPAPQPSAAAQPASAAAELSQLIQASGGFVPPVPGVGYGAYKVPPYSPKPGDKVVPFSRRRRITADHMVYSKVTSPHVVTVAEVDLHETSKLRDLHKDEFKKAGVSLTFLSFICAAAVRALREHPEFNARVLENSYVVLRDVNLGVAVDTPGGLIVPSIKHADELSLRGIARSIDELAGRAKSGKITADDLANTTFTVSNPGLKGNLFGGAIISQPNVGILRMGEIKKRVVVVTKDKEDSIAIHPVMFLALSYDHRIIDGVLANSFLWRVTDILTRGEFEV from the coding sequence ATGGTCGAAGTTCGCATGCCACAGCTCGGCGAGAGCGTGGTCGAAGGAACCGTCTCGCGGTGGCTCGTGCGCGAGGGCGATTTCGTCAAGCGCGAGCAGCCGCTGCTCGAGGTTGCGACCGACAAGGCAGACACGGAGATCCCGGCGCCTATCGCGGGTCGTGTCTCGCAGATCGCGGTGGCCGAGGGGACCGTCGTCGCCAAGGAAGGTCTGCTCTGTCGGATCGACGAGACGGCGCAGGGCGAGGCCCAGGCGACGGCCCAGCGCGCGAGCGCGCCGCCGGCGCCGGCGCCGTCCGAAGCGCGGGCCGCCGCGCCGGCGCCCGGCAGCAACGGGCACGACGAGAGCGCCCGCCCCCTGACGAGCCCGTCGACGAAGAAGCTCGCGCGCGAGTCGGGCGTCGATCTGCGCGACGTGCACGGGACGGGCGATCACGGCCGGATCACGCGCGACGACGTGATGCGCGCGGCGCACGGCGCGTCGGCCGAGCCGGCGCCTCAGCCGAGCGCGGCGGCCCAGCCGGCGAGCGCGGCCGCGGAGCTGTCGCAGCTCATCCAGGCGAGCGGCGGGTTCGTGCCGCCGGTGCCCGGCGTCGGGTACGGCGCGTACAAGGTGCCGCCCTACTCCCCGAAGCCCGGCGACAAGGTGGTGCCCTTCAGCCGGCGCCGCCGCATCACCGCCGACCACATGGTCTATTCCAAGGTGACGTCGCCGCACGTGGTGACGGTCGCCGAGGTCGACCTGCACGAGACGTCGAAGCTGCGCGACCTCCACAAGGACGAGTTCAAGAAGGCGGGCGTGTCGCTCACGTTCCTGTCCTTCATCTGCGCCGCGGCCGTCCGCGCGCTGCGCGAGCACCCGGAGTTCAACGCTCGAGTGCTCGAGAACTCGTACGTGGTGCTGCGCGACGTCAACCTCGGCGTGGCGGTGGACACGCCCGGCGGCCTCATCGTCCCGAGCATCAAGCACGCGGACGAGCTGTCGCTGCGCGGCATCGCGAGGAGCATCGACGAGCTGGCCGGGCGCGCGAAGTCCGGCAAGATCACGGCCGACGACCTCGCGAACACGACCTTCACGGTCTCGAACCCCGGCCTCAAGGGGAACCTCTTCGGCGGCGCGATCATCTCGCAGCCGAACGTGGGCATCCTCCGGATGGGGGAGATCAAGAAGCGCGTCGTGGTGGTCACGAAGGACAAGGAGGACTCGATCGCGATCCATCCGGTCATGTTCCTCGCGCTCTCGTACGACCACCGCAT